One Cucurbita pepo subsp. pepo cultivar mu-cu-16 chromosome LG09, ASM280686v2, whole genome shotgun sequence DNA window includes the following coding sequences:
- the LOC111802084 gene encoding glutamate synthase [NADH], amyloplastic-like isoform X1, translating into MLAKSGSLLKLPAAPFTFDKTSVKPQLNVNPKARLATRAARCSASNGASRSLNVSEKKFFGARLRAPGSGRVQFWHLDGPGRSPKFRFAVRSGLSAVPEKPLGLYDPKFDKDSCGVGFVAELSGESSRKTITDALEMLVRMAHRGACGCEANTGDGAGLLLALPHEFFKEAARDDGFELPPPGQYAVGMFFLPTSDCRREESKKVFTKVAESLGHSVLGWRSVPTDNTGLGKSAVITEPVIEQVFLTPSARSKVDLEKQMYILRRLSMVAIRAALNLEHGGAKDFYICSLSSRTIVYKGQLKPIQLKDYYLDLGNERFTSYMALVHSRFSTNTFPSWDRAQPMRILGHNGEINTLRGNVNWMKAREGLLKCTELGLSEDELKHLLPIVDSSSSDSGAFDGVLELLIRAGRSLPEAVMMMIPEAWQNDENMDPQRKALYEYFSCLMEPWDGPALISFTDGRYLGATLDRNGLRPGRFYVTHSGRVIMASEVGVVDIAPEDVSRKGRLNPGMMLLVDFENHVVVDDEALKQQYSLARPYGEWLKRQKIELKDIVSSIDKSELISPAIAGALSTSADDDNMDNMGIHGLLAPLKAFGFTTEGLEMLLLPMATDGSEALGSMGNDTPLAVMSNREKLTFEYFKQMFAQVTNPPIDPIREKIVTSMQCMIGPEGDLTETTEGQCHLLSLEGPLLSIEETEAVKMMNYRGWRSKVLDITYPKYLGRRGLEETLDRICAEAHDAIKEGYTTLVLSDRAFSTKRVAVSSLLAVGAVHQYLVKNLLRTQVGLIVESAEPREVHHFCTLVGFGADAICPYLAMEAIWRLQVDGRIPAKSSGEFHSKEELVKKYFNASTYGMMKVLAKMGISTLASYKGAQIFEALGLSSEVVDKCFAGTPSRVEGATFDMLARDSLSLHEMAFPSRAFPPGSAEAVALPNPGDYHWRKGGEIHLNDPVAIAKLQEAARTNSVNAYKEYSKLVHELNKACNLRGLLKFKETGASIPLDEVESASEIVKRFCTGAMSYGSISLEAHSTLAMAMNKIGGKSNTGEGGEQPSRMEPLPDGSMNPKRSAIKQVASGRFGVSSYYLTNADELQIKMAQGAKPGEGGELPGHKVVGEIAATRNSTAGVGLISPPPHHDIYSIEDLAQLIHDLKNSNPAARISVKLVSEAGVGVIASGVVKGHADHVLISGHDGGTGASRWTGIKNAGLPWELGLAETHQTLVANDLRGRTVLQTDGQLKTGRDVAIAALLGAEEFGFSTAPLITMGCIMMRKCHKNTCPVGIATQDPVLREKFAGEPEHVINFFFMVAEEMREIMSQLGFRTVNEMVGRSDVLEVDKEVAWRNEKLDNIDLSLLLRPASDLRPEAAQYCVQKQDHGLDMALDQKLIALSKSALEKSLPVYIESPINNVNRAVGTMLSHEVTKRYHMAGLPSETIHIKFTGSAGQSLGAFLCSGIMLELEGDSNDYVGKGLSGGKIVIYPPKESLFDPKENIIIGNVALYGAICGEAYFNGMAAERFCVRNSGAKAVVEGVGDHGCEYMTGGTVVVLGKTGRNFAAGMSGGIAYVLDLDGQFESRCNLELVDLDKVEEEDDILTLKMMIQQHQRHTSSNFAKEVLDNFENLLPRFIKVFPREYKRVLLNMKAQEAANEASEPAVIKDAFEELKKMAAASLNGNSKQIEAPKRPTEIPDAVKHRGFIAYEREGVKYRDPTVRMGDWKEVMEESKPGPLLKTQSARCMDCGTPFCHQENSGCPLGNKIPEFNELVYQNRWREALDRLLETNNFPEFTGRVCPAPCEGSCVLGIIENPVSIKSIECAIIDKAYEEGWMTPRPPLTRSGKRVAVVGSGPSGMAAADQLNKMGHTVTVYERADRIGGLMMYGVPNMKTDKVDVVQRRVNLMAEEGVNFVVNANVGTDPSYSLERLRDENDALILAVGATKPRDLPVPGRELAGVHFAMEFLHSNTKSLLDSNLEDGKYISAKNKKVVVIGGGDTGTDCLGTSIRHGCSSIVNLELLSQPPLTRAPGNPWPQWPRIFRVDYGHQEAAAKFGKDPRSYEVLTKRFIGDESGVVKGLEVVRVQWEKDASGRFQFKEVEGSEEIIEADLVLLAMGFLGPESTVADKLGVEKDTRSNFKAEYGRFSTSVDGVFAAGDCRRGQSLVVWAISEGRQAAAQVDKYLSKEEKNVVVGEGGYEGVGRRSQDYKNNRPQESTSSSSSRHTVMT; encoded by the exons ATGCTGGCGAAATCTGGTTCTCTTCTTAAGCTTCCGGCGGCTCCTTTCACGTTTGATAAGACCTCTGTTAAGCCCCAGTTGAATGTTAACCCTAAAGCTCGGTTGGCAACCAGAGCTGCGCGATGCTCCGCTTCTAATGGAGCATCGAGGTCGTTAAACGTGTCGGAGAAGAAGTTCTTTGGAGCCCGTTTGAGGGCTCCGGGATCCGGAAGAGTCCAGTTTTGGCATTTGGACGGTCCTGGCCGGTCGCCGAAGTTCCGGTTTGCAGTCCGCTCGGGTCTGTCAGCTGTGCCTGAGAAACCACTTGGCCTTTACGATCCGAAATTCGATAAGGACTCCTGTGGAGTTGGGTTCGTTGCTGAATTATCCGGCGAAAGCAGCCGCAAGACG ATAACTGATGCTTTGGAAATGTTGGTTCGTATGGCACATAGAGGTGCTTGCGGTTGCGAAGCAAATACTGGTGATGGAGCTGGGCTTCTTCTAGCTCTTCCGCACGAGTTCTTTAAAGAG GCGGCAAGAGATGATGGGTTCGAGCTCCCACCGCCGGGGCAGTATGCCGTTGGCATGTTTTTCTTGCCCACGTCCGATTGCCGCAGAGAGGAAAGTAAAAAAGTATTTACAAAG GTTGCCGAATCACTTGGGCATTCTGTTCTTGGATGGCGGTCTGTGCCAACCGACAATACTGGATTGGGCAAGTCTGCCGTAATTACGGAACCTGTGATTGAGCAAGTGTTCCTTACCCCAAGTGCAAGGTCGAAAGTTGATTTGGAAAAACAG ATGTACATATTAAGGAGGCTTTCAATGGTGGCTATTCGTGCTGCATTAAATCTCGAGCACGGTGGCGCTAAAGACTTCTACATTTGTTCTCTCTCCTCGAG GACCATTGTGTACAAAGGTCAATTGAAGCCGATACAGTTGAAGGACTATTATCTGGATCTTGGGAATGAAAGGTTTACGAGCTACATGGCCCtg GTGCACTCCCGGTTTTCGACCAATACTTTTCCTAGCTGGGATCGTGCTCAACCCATGCGTATCTTGGGCCACAATGGAGAAATCAACACCCTTAGAGGCAACGTGAATTG GATGAAGGCACGAGAAGGTCTACTGAAGTGTACGGAACTTGGTCTGTCAGAAGACGAGTTAAAACATCTATTACCCATTGTGGATTCCAGCTCTTCAGATTCAG GAGCTTTTGACGGTGTTCTTGAGCTTTTAATTAGAGCTGGTAGAAGTCTTCCAGAAGCCGTCATGATGATGATCCCTGAAGCATGGCAAAATGACGAGAATATGGATCCTCAGAGGAAAGCattatatgaatatttttcatGTCTCATGGAGCCGTGGGATGGACCTGCTCTTATTTCAT TTACTGATGGCCGCTATCTTGGAGCTACTTTGGATCGCAATGGACTTCGGCCTGGTCGTTTCTATGTAACTCACAGTGGGCGAGTTATAATGGCCAGTGAAGTTGGTGTAGTGGACATTGCACCAGAGGATGTTTCAAGGAAAGGAAGGCTCAACCCTGGGATGATGCTTTTAGTGGATTTTGAAAATCATGTTGTTGTAGATGATGAAGCCTTGAAGCAGCAATATTCACTTGCTAGGC CTTATGGAGAGTGGCTTAAAAGGCAGAAGATTGAACTAAAGGACATTGTTAGCTCGATTGACAAATCTGAATTGATCTCTCCAGCAATTGCAGGAGCATTGTCT ACGTCAGCTGATGATGATAACATGGATAATATGGGCATACATGGTTTACTCGCTCCCTTGAAAGCCTTTGG CTTCACTACTGAAGGCTTGGAGATGTTGTTGCTTCCTATGGCAACAGATGGTTCTGAGGCCCTTGGTTCAATGGGAAATGATACTCCACTAGCTGTCATGTCCAACAGAGAAAAGCTCACTTTTGAGTATTTCAAGCAAATGTTCGCTCAGGTTACGAATCCTCCAATTGATCCCATCAGAGAGAAGATAGTGACCTCCATGCAATGTATGATTGGTCCAGAAGGAGACCTGACTGAAACTACTGAAGGACAATGTCACCTTCTGTCGTTGGAAGGCCCTCTCTTGTCTATTGAAGAAACGGAAGCAGTAAAAATGATGAATTATAGGGGCTGGCGAAGTAAAGTTTTAGATATCACATATCCAAAATACCTTGGTAGGAGAGGATTGGAGGAGACATTGGATAGGATTTGTGCCGAAGCTCATGATGCCATTAAGGAGGGGTATACTACCCTTGTTCTTTCCGATAGAG CCTTCTCAACCAAGCGTGTTGCTGTGAGCTCCCTCTTGGCTGTTGGTGCTGTCCATCAGTACCTAGTTAAAAATCTATTACGCACTCAAGTTGGCTTGATAGTAGAATCTGCTGAACCCCGTGAAGTCCACCATTTTTGTACACTTGTGGGATTTGGTGCTGATGCTATATGCCCTTACCTGGCTATGGAGGCCATCTGGAGATTACAAGTTGATGGACGAATTCCAGCAAAATCAAGCGGTGAATTCCATTCCAAAGAGGAATTGGTCAAGAAGTACTTCAATGCAAGCACCTACGGGATGATGAAGGTTCTTGCAAAGATGGGGATATCAACTTTGGCATCTTATAAAGGTGCTCAAATTTTTGAAGCTCTTGGTCTTTCATCAGAAGTTGTTGACAAGTGCTTTGCTGGAACTCCTAGCAGAGTAGAGGGTGCAACATTTGACATGCTGGCTCGTGATTCACTTAGTTTGCATGAAATGGCTTTTCCCTCTAGAGCTTTCCCGCCTGGTAGTGCGGAAGCTGTAGCATTACCAAACCCTGGGGATTATCATTGGAGGAAGGGTGGTGAAATTCACTTAAATGATCCAGTAGCCATAGCAAAATTGCAAGAGGCTGCTCGAACTAATAGTGTAAATGCCTATAAGGAGTACTCCAAGCTTGTCcatgaattaaataaagcATGCAATTTGAGAGGACTTCTGAAATTTAAAGAGACAGGGGCAAGTATTCCCTTGGATGAAGTGGAGTCGGCTAGTGAAATTGTTAAGCGGTTTTGCACTGGTGCAATGAGTTATGGATCAATCTCTCTGGAGGCACACTCTACTTTGGCAATGGCTATGAATAAAATTGGTGGAAAATCAAACACAG GTGAGGGAGGAGAGCAGCCATCTCGAATGGAGCCTCTTCCTGATGGTTCGATGAATCCAAAGAGAAGCGCTATCAAACAAGTTGCGAGTGGGAGGTTTGGTGTTTCAAGTTACTACCTCACAAATGCAGACGAACTGCAGATAAAAATGGCTCAG GGGGCCAAGCCCGGTGAGGGTGGTGAACTTCCTGGTCACAAGGTTGTTGGTGAAATTGCAGCAACAAGGAATTCTACAGCTGGAGTAGGGCTTATCAGCCCACCTCCTCATCATGATATTTATTCTATTGAAGATCTTGCTCAGTTAATCCATGATCTGAAG AATTCCAACCCAGCTGCTCGGATTAGTGTGAAGTTGGTGTCTGAAGCAGGTGTTGGTGTAATTGCCAGTGGAGTTGTTAAGGGCCACGCAGATCATGTACTAATTTCTGGTCATGATGGAGGTACAGGTGCATCAAGGTGGACTGGCATCAAGAATGCTGGGCTTCCATGGGAACTGGGGTTGGCTGAAACCCACCAAACTCTGGTTGCTAATGACCTTCGTGGTCGTACGGTGCTTCAGACAGATGGTCAATTAAAAACTGGAAGGGATGTGGCTATAGCTGCTTTGCTTGGGGCAGAGGAATTTGGCTTCAGCACTGCACCCCTTATTACAATGGGCTGCATTATGATGCGGAAGTGCCACAAGAACACATGCCCAGTTGGAATTGCTACTCAAGATCCTGTTCTTAGAGAGAAGTTTGCAGGAGAACCTGAACATGTGatcaactttttctttatggTAGCTGAGGAAATGAGGGAGATAATGTCCCAGCTTGGATTTCGTACAGTCAACGAGATGGTTGGTCGTTCTGATGTGTTGGAAGTTGATAAGGAAGTTGCTTGGCGAAATGAGAAGCTAGATAATATTGATCTCTCTCTGTTACTTAGACCTGCTTCTGATCTACGGCCTGAAGCTGCTCAATACTGTGTGCAGAAACAAGATCACGGTCTGGACATGGCTTTGGATCAAAAGCTGATTGCACTTTCAAAGTCTGCGCTGGAAAAGAGTCTTCCTGTGTACATTGAATCCCCAATCAACAATGTCAACCGTGCTGTTGGAACAATGCTTAGCCATGAGGTAACCAAGCGTTACCACATGGCTGGGCTTCCTTCAGAAACTATTCATATCAAATTCACTGGAAGTGCTGGACAGAGTCTTGGAGCATTCCTCTGCTCTGGCATAATGCTAGAGCTGGAGGGTGACAGCAATGACTATGTTGGCAAAGGATTATCAGGTGGCAAAATTGTCATTTACCCTCCAAAGGAGAGTTTGTTTGATCCTAAAGAGAACATAATCATAGGTAATGTGGCTCTTTATGGTGCTATATGTGGTGAGGCCTATTTCAATGGTATGGCAGCAGAAAGGTTTTGTGTACGTAATTCAGGGGCAAAGGCTGTTGTGGAGGGTGTTGGTGATCATGGATGTGAATATATGACTGGTGGCACTGTTGTCGTTCTTGGTAAAACTGGAAGAAATTTTGCTGCCGGTATGAGCGGAGGTATTGCGTATGTTCTAGACTTGGATGGACAATTTGAATCCCGATGCAATCTAGAGCTTGTGGATCTGGACAAAGTTGAAGAAGAGGATGATATTTTGACTCTGAAAATGATGATACAGCAGCATCAGCGTCACACATCAAGCAACTTCGCAAAAGAAGTCCTTGATAACTTCGAGAACTTATTGCCTAGGTTTATAAAGGTTTTCCCAAGGGAATATAAGCGTGTTCTCTTGAACATGAAAGCTCAAGAAGCCGCCAACGAGGCTTCAGAACCAGCTGTTATAAAGGATGCATTTGAGGAGCTCAAGAAAATGGCTGCTGCCTCCTTGAATGGGAATTCCAAACAG ATTGAAGCACCAAAGAGACCTACTGAGATACCTGATGCTGTTAAACATCGGGGCTTTATTGCTTATGAGCGGGAGGGAGTGAAGTACAGGGATCCCACTGTTCGAATGGGTGATTGGAAAGAGGTTATGGAAGAATCAAAACCTGGGCCGCTGTTAAAAACTCAGTCAGCTCGATGCATGGATTGTGGAACCCCATTTTGCCATCAG gAGAACTCCGGATGCCCTCTTGGTAATAAAATTCCTGAATTCAATGAGTTAGTTTATCAGAATAGGTGGCGTGAAGCTCTGGATCGTCTTCTTGAAACAAACAACTTCCCAGAGTTTACCGGCCGGGTCTGCCCTGCCCCATGCGAAGGATCTTGTGTTCTGGGCATTATTGAAAATCCTGTGTCTATCAAAAGCATTGAATGTGCAATTATAGACAAGGCCTATGAAGAGGGGTGGATGACTCCACGGCCTCCCCTTACGAGATCTGG GAAAAGAGTAGCCGTTGTTGGAAGTGGACCATCTGGCATGGCTGCAGCAGACCAGCTAAATAAAATGGGTCACACAGTGACAGTGTATGAACGAGCTGACAGAATTGGAGGACTTATGATGTATGGAGTACCAAATATGAAGACTGACAAAGTGGATGTAGTTCAGCGGCGTGTTAACCTTATGGCAGAGGAAGGTGTTAACTTTGTTGTTAATGCTAACGTTGGAACTGATCCTTCATATTCTCTTGAACGTCTTCGAGATGAAAATGATGCACTCATTTTGGCTGTTGGTGCCACAAAACCAAG GGACCTTCCTGTGCCTGGACGGGAACTTGCCGGAGTCCATTTTGCCATGGAATTCCTTCATTCAAACACGAAAAGCTTGCTTGATAGCAATCTGGAAGATGGTAAATACATTTctgcaaagaacaaaaaggtgGTTGTGATTGGTGGTGGTGACACTGGAACAGATTGCTTGGGAACCTCTATAAGGCATGGTTGCAGTAGCATTGTAAATCTAGAGCTTCTTTCTCAGCCGCCACTGACCAGGGCTCCCGGGAACCCTTGGCCACAG TGGCCCAGAATATTCCGAGTTGATTATGGACACCAGGAAGCAGCTGCCAAATTCGGAAAAGATCCAAGATCCTACGAGGTTCTGACTAAGCGGTTTATTGGAGATGAAAGTGGGGTAGTTAAAGGACTTGAAGTTGTGCGTGTTCAATGGGAGAAGGATGCAAGCGGAAGGTTCCAGTTCAAGGAGGTGGAAGGCAGCGAGGAAATAATAGAGGCCGATCTTGTTTTACTGGCAATGGGATTCCTGGGTCCCGAATCG ACAGTAGCAGACAAGCTGGGCGTGGAGAAGGATACCCGGTCGAACTTCAAGGCTGAGTATGGCCGCTTCTCAACTAGTGTAGACGGAGTGTTTGCAGCCGGAGACTGCCGTCGGGGCCAGTCCCTCGTGGTATGGGCCATCTCTGAAGGACGGCAAGCAGCTGCTCAGGTTGACAAGTACCTgtcaaaggaagaaaagaacgtTGTTGTAGGTGAAGGAGGGTATGAAGGGGTTGGGAGAAGGTCCCAAGATTACAAGAACAACAGGCCACAGGAGAGTACAAGCAGTAGCAGCAGCAGACACACAGTAATGACATAG